The following proteins come from a genomic window of Thermodesulforhabdaceae bacterium:
- a CDS encoding DASS family sodium-coupled anion symporter, with amino-acid sequence MMGNESVRVNQVKDEEIREVLSEKEERLENFRKSIGLFLGPLVAIIVYLIPMPSLSPKAHILASIVSWVAVWWVTEPIPIPVSAIWGAILCVILGVADIKKVLAPFADPIIYLFFGSFIIAEAMRIHGLDKRFTYAIMSIKSVGNSTAKILVAFGVICAFLSMWISNTATTAMMYPIGLGVVYSVADLIHRKTGNFVDPKKLRFGTGMMLMAAYSASAGGIGTPVGTPPNIIGIAMIEKFCNVKIAFFQWMAFAVPLLILMSALLFVLMYYLHKPEVSRLEGATDYILKEKALLGSWTRGQKNVMIVFSITVALWLIPGIIALIYGTDGTIYKNYNKIFPESIAALIGAALLFLLPTNWKEREFTISWKQATNIDWGTLLLFGGGITLGNLMFELKLADAIGKSLMNLTGATSMWGITLGAIFIAILVSETSSNTASANMVVPVIISLAQAAGVNPVPPAIGATLGASWGFMLPVSTPPNAIVYGSGMVPITKMIRAGIYFDILGGLLIWAGLMVLLPMLGLA; translated from the coding sequence ATGATGGGCAATGAAAGTGTCAGGGTTAATCAGGTAAAGGATGAGGAAATCCGTGAAGTTTTGTCAGAAAAGGAAGAACGACTTGAAAACTTCCGAAAAAGTATAGGGCTGTTTTTGGGTCCTCTTGTAGCTATAATTGTTTACCTTATTCCCATGCCTTCCCTCTCGCCCAAAGCTCATATACTTGCGTCCATAGTTAGCTGGGTAGCGGTTTGGTGGGTAACAGAACCTATTCCAATTCCTGTAAGTGCCATATGGGGAGCAATTCTTTGCGTAATTCTGGGAGTAGCCGACATAAAAAAGGTTCTGGCACCTTTTGCAGATCCTATTATTTATCTATTTTTTGGAAGCTTTATCATTGCAGAAGCCATGAGAATTCATGGTTTGGATAAGCGATTTACATATGCCATCATGTCTATAAAATCTGTTGGAAACAGCACAGCAAAAATCCTTGTCGCTTTTGGCGTAATTTGCGCCTTCCTTTCCATGTGGATAAGCAACACAGCCACTACGGCTATGATGTATCCTATAGGCCTTGGGGTAGTTTATTCAGTTGCGGATTTAATACATAGAAAAACAGGAAACTTTGTAGATCCCAAAAAACTGCGTTTTGGAACCGGTATGATGCTAATGGCAGCTTATAGCGCTTCTGCTGGCGGTATCGGGACACCCGTGGGCACTCCCCCTAATATTATAGGCATAGCCATGATAGAAAAGTTCTGCAATGTTAAGATCGCCTTTTTTCAGTGGATGGCATTCGCTGTTCCCTTGCTAATTCTTATGTCAGCTCTTCTTTTTGTGTTGATGTATTATCTCCATAAACCAGAGGTATCTCGCCTGGAGGGAGCAACGGATTACATTCTTAAAGAGAAAGCTCTCCTTGGCTCATGGACAAGAGGACAAAAGAATGTGATGATAGTTTTTTCTATAACAGTGGCTTTGTGGCTTATTCCCGGAATTATTGCTCTGATTTATGGAACAGATGGGACTATATATAAAAATTACAATAAAATTTTCCCAGAAAGCATAGCAGCTCTCATAGGCGCCGCTCTTCTCTTTTTACTTCCAACAAACTGGAAGGAGAGAGAATTTACAATATCGTGGAAACAGGCAACAAACATTGACTGGGGAACTCTCCTGCTCTTCGGCGGTGGTATCACCCTTGGAAACCTGATGTTTGAACTGAAACTTGCCGATGCTATAGGTAAATCCCTCATGAACTTAACGGGTGCTACTTCTATGTGGGGTATCACGCTGGGAGCTATTTTTATTGCGATCCTGGTTAGCGAAACCTCTTCCAACACTGCATCGGCTAATATGGTGGTTCCCGTTATTATTTCTTTAGCTCAAGCGGCTGGTGTAAATCCAGTTCCTCCTGCAATCGGTGCCACTCTTGGGGCAAGCTGGGGCTTCATGCTCCCTGTTTCTACACCTCCAAATGCTATAGTCTACGGGTCGGGCATGGTTCCCATCACCAAAATGATCAGAGCCGGTATATACTTTGACATTCTGGGTGGACTTCTTATCTGGGCAGGACTGATGGTTCTTCTTCCTATGCTGGGTCTTGCATAA
- a CDS encoding carbonic anhydrase produces MGRWYLFTFIFTFTFLLLLLYFSLGYAKDASSLQESEDLVKAKHFIQKVLKSNSRFVSTHKASYFEPFLDAQHPKATVVMCSDSRVHTHAISDAPDNEIFVIRNIGNQMSTAEGSVEYGVRHLHTPVLMFLGHSGCGAIKAASSDYSKESEAIKKELDTIKIPKGVENIEGVKINVNNQVAEALKKFDQEVKEGKLVIIGAIYDFRNELKKGHGKLNIININGETDPVKIKENPLIKGLY; encoded by the coding sequence ATGGGTCGTTGGTATTTATTTACTTTTATCTTTACTTTTACTTTCCTTTTATTGTTGCTTTATTTTTCTTTGGGTTATGCAAAAGATGCTTCTTCGCTCCAGGAAAGTGAAGATCTGGTAAAGGCAAAACACTTCATCCAGAAAGTTTTGAAAAGTAACAGCCGTTTTGTATCAACTCACAAGGCATCGTACTTCGAACCTTTTTTAGATGCACAACATCCAAAAGCTACTGTTGTTATGTGCTCTGATTCAAGAGTTCACACTCATGCCATAAGTGATGCTCCTGATAACGAAATTTTCGTCATACGAAACATAGGAAACCAGATGAGCACTGCGGAAGGATCAGTAGAATACGGAGTTCGACATCTACACACTCCTGTTTTAATGTTTCTGGGTCATTCCGGCTGTGGTGCCATTAAAGCTGCATCTTCCGATTATTCGAAAGAGTCGGAAGCCATAAAGAAAGAACTCGACACAATAAAAATACCCAAGGGGGTAGAAAACATTGAGGGAGTTAAAATAAACGTAAACAACCAGGTGGCAGAAGCTCTTAAGAAATTCGACCAGGAAGTAAAGGAAGGAAAGTTGGTCATAATTGGCGCTATTTATGATTTCAGAAATGAGCTTAAGAAAGGACATGGAAAACTGAATATCATCAACATCAACGGTGAAACAGACCCGGTCAAAATCAAAGAAAACCCGCTGATCAAGGGCCTTTATTAA
- the dnaN gene encoding DNA polymerase III subunit beta gives MKIQISKDVLVKALSSVQSVVERKGPPILSHVLLETEDGRIKFFATDFELSVRIYADATVIEEGKVTAPARSLFEVAKEFPAQTIELSMDTPGRLNIITEKASFQLPSLEPSDFPVDQFEGDVTYYSCNARLLEKALSKTFYAIPLSGSSISISGLYVSCDDQGVYKFISCDAFRLARFQASREEIGLDFAPSEIIIPRKGVQEILRIVDDANGNEIFLGIHENVFYAKNDRMTISMRLLDASFPAFDSIIPPERPNKAEISLSLFQQVLRRMAIFTNQVWRHVNLVISPGVLEISAGNAEIGMAREEIPINYNGKEIFNASFNIKYLSDATNVISGDTFHFEWSSEMEGGFVSDPEDPGYTAFFMPMVTE, from the coding sequence ATGAAGATTCAAATTAGCAAAGATGTACTTGTAAAGGCGTTGAGTTCGGTTCAATCGGTAGTGGAGAGAAAGGGCCCACCTATACTTTCACACGTGCTTTTAGAAACAGAAGATGGGAGAATTAAGTTCTTTGCTACTGACTTTGAATTATCCGTGCGGATATATGCAGACGCTACGGTAATCGAAGAAGGAAAAGTTACTGCACCAGCAAGAAGCCTTTTTGAAGTTGCCAAAGAATTTCCAGCTCAAACTATAGAACTTAGTATGGACACCCCCGGAAGACTAAACATTATCACAGAAAAAGCATCTTTTCAGCTTCCAAGCCTTGAACCGTCTGACTTTCCTGTAGATCAATTCGAAGGAGATGTAACTTACTACTCTTGCAACGCTAGGCTACTAGAAAAAGCTCTTTCGAAAACTTTTTACGCCATACCCCTTTCTGGAAGTTCAATAAGTATTTCGGGGCTTTACGTTTCTTGCGATGATCAAGGAGTTTATAAGTTCATTTCATGCGATGCCTTTAGGCTGGCTCGTTTTCAGGCATCCAGGGAAGAGATTGGCTTGGATTTTGCCCCCAGCGAAATAATCATACCAAGAAAGGGCGTGCAGGAAATCTTGCGTATTGTTGACGATGCTAACGGAAATGAGATTTTTCTCGGAATTCACGAAAATGTTTTCTATGCAAAGAATGACAGAATGACTATATCCATGAGACTTCTCGATGCGTCTTTTCCAGCCTTTGATTCAATTATTCCCCCAGAACGTCCCAACAAGGCCGAAATTTCACTTAGCCTGTTTCAGCAAGTTTTGAGACGTATGGCTATTTTTACCAACCAAGTTTGGCGCCACGTGAATCTTGTTATCTCGCCCGGGGTTTTGGAAATATCTGCCGGGAATGCGGAAATTGGAATGGCCAGAGAAGAAATTCCCATAAACTATAACGGAAAGGAAATCTTTAATGCTTCCTTCAATATTAAATATCTCAGCGATGCTACTAATGTAATTTCTGGAGACACCTTCCACTTCGAGTGGAGTTCAGAAATGGAAGGTGGTTTTGTGTCCGATCCAGAGGATCCTGGTTATACAGCTTTCTTTATGCCCATGGTTACCGAATGA
- a CDS encoding RidA family protein — protein sequence MKYIYSEKAPHPVGPYSHAVQTGNFLFLSGQIGIDPQTGDLVSTDIRDQTKTALNHIKAILEEAGCDIESVVKTTVFLTTMEHFTVMNEIYAEFFGSHRPARSCVAVSKLPKNALVEIEVIAYMG from the coding sequence ATGAAATACATCTATAGCGAAAAAGCTCCGCATCCTGTAGGACCATATAGTCATGCTGTTCAAACTGGAAATTTTCTTTTTCTTTCGGGCCAAATTGGTATTGATCCCCAAACAGGAGACCTTGTGTCCACCGACATTAGAGATCAAACAAAGACGGCTCTTAATCATATTAAAGCTATCCTAGAAGAAGCTGGTTGCGACATTGAATCCGTTGTAAAAACTACAGTATTTCTTACAACAATGGAGCATTTTACTGTCATGAACGAAATTTACGCTGAATTTTTTGGATCCCATAGGCCTGCTCGTTCTTGCGTTGCCGTTTCCAAACTTCCCAAAAACGCTCTGGTTGAAATAGAAGTTATTGCCTACATGGGATAA